A single genomic interval of Schistocerca americana isolate TAMUIC-IGC-003095 chromosome 2, iqSchAmer2.1, whole genome shotgun sequence harbors:
- the LOC124595358 gene encoding proline-rich protein 2-like — MRATVAALLLCLVVSACRSQETPPGPPGPTDGPQPTGPPGTPTGGPDPTGQPTGGPEPTGPPGPPTGGPEPTGEPQPTGGPQPTGGPEPTGQPGPPPLF, encoded by the exons ATGAGGGCGACAGTGGCAGCTCTTCTCCTCTGTCTTGTG GTATCAGCATGCCGCAGCCAAGAGACTCCGCCTGGCCCTCCTGGACCAACTGATGGGCCACAACCAACTGGTCCACCAGGCACACCAACCGGAGGTCCTGATCCAACAGGTCAACCTactggaggtcctgaaccaactggACCACCAGGCCCACCAactggaggtcctgaaccaactggAGAGCCCCAACCAACTGGAGGGCCACAACCAACTGGTGGGCCTGAACCAACTGGACAACCAGGGCCGCCTCCCCTGTTTTAG